The Agrococcus carbonis genome has a window encoding:
- a CDS encoding M16 family metallopeptidase has translation MPAVLLPLETPEIVVSAAGGTVVRRSVLPSGVRVLTEQVPGAASASVGFWVPVGSRDERDDARGATHFLEHLLFKGTRTRSAFDIAVAFDEVGGEHNALTAKEHTCYYAKVRDRDLGMAVDVLADMITSSLLDAEEFEREREVILEELAMADDDPGDVAGERLSELVHGLEAPLGRPIGGTNESIRAVSRDRVAEHYREHYAPSELVVTVAGAVDHDAVVAQLQDALHRYGWSLGEAAPAPRRDSAPQPYTDGGLTVVRRPLEQVSLMLGTPGLTADDPRRSTMAVLNAVLGAGMSSRLFQEIRERRGLAYSVYSFASGYADAGLMGMAAACQPHKTLEVAELMLGELERLAEGASEEELRRAKGQLAGGSALALEESDTRMARLGRAELTLGEFLDIDATLERIERVTDADLRALAAELAAGPRSIAAVGQVPDGLERLVASADRGTVEEAVPAAR, from the coding sequence ATGCCCGCCGTCCTCCTCCCGCTCGAGACCCCCGAGATCGTCGTCAGCGCCGCAGGCGGCACCGTGGTGCGCCGCAGCGTGCTGCCGAGCGGCGTGCGCGTGCTCACCGAGCAGGTGCCGGGGGCCGCGAGCGCCTCCGTCGGCTTCTGGGTGCCGGTCGGCTCCCGCGACGAGCGCGACGACGCGCGCGGCGCGACGCACTTCCTCGAGCACCTGCTGTTCAAGGGCACGCGCACGCGCAGCGCCTTCGACATCGCGGTGGCGTTCGACGAGGTGGGCGGCGAGCACAACGCGCTCACCGCCAAGGAGCACACCTGCTACTACGCGAAGGTGCGCGACCGGGATCTCGGGATGGCCGTCGACGTGCTCGCCGACATGATCACGTCGTCGCTGCTCGACGCGGAGGAGTTCGAGCGCGAGCGCGAGGTCATCCTCGAGGAGCTCGCGATGGCCGACGACGACCCGGGCGACGTGGCGGGGGAGCGGCTCAGCGAGCTCGTGCACGGCCTCGAAGCGCCGCTCGGCCGGCCGATCGGCGGCACGAACGAATCGATCCGCGCCGTCTCGCGCGACCGCGTCGCCGAGCACTACCGCGAGCACTACGCGCCGAGCGAGCTCGTCGTCACCGTCGCCGGCGCCGTCGACCACGACGCCGTCGTCGCGCAGCTGCAGGATGCGCTGCACCGCTACGGCTGGTCGCTCGGCGAGGCGGCGCCCGCGCCGCGCCGCGACAGCGCGCCGCAGCCGTACACCGACGGCGGGCTCACGGTGGTGCGCCGACCGCTCGAGCAGGTGAGCCTCATGCTCGGCACGCCGGGCCTCACTGCCGACGACCCGCGCCGCAGCACCATGGCGGTGCTGAACGCGGTGCTCGGCGCCGGGATGTCGTCGCGCCTGTTCCAGGAGATCCGCGAGCGGCGGGGGCTCGCCTACTCCGTCTACTCGTTCGCGTCCGGCTATGCCGACGCCGGCCTCATGGGCATGGCTGCGGCCTGCCAGCCGCACAAGACCCTCGAGGTGGCCGAGCTCATGCTCGGCGAGCTCGAGCGCCTCGCCGAGGGCGCATCGGAGGAGGAGCTGCGCCGGGCGAAGGGGCAGCTCGCCGGCGGCTCGGCGCTCGCGCTCGAGGAGAGCGACACGCGCATGGCGCGGCTCGGCCGCGCCGAGCTGACGCTCGGGGAGTTCCTCGACATCGACGCCACGCTCGAGCGCATCGAGCGCGTCACGGATGCGGATCTGCGCGCGCTCGCGGCCGAGCTCGCCGCAGGTCCCCGGTCGATCGCCGCAGTGGGCCAGGTGCCCGACGGGCTCGAGCGGCTCGTCGCGTCGGCGGATCGGGGTACGGTGGAGGAAGCGGTCCCAGCCGCTCGCTAG
- a CDS encoding histidine phosphatase family protein translates to MAHLLYLVRHGEQLDAEHGVDDGRLSARGVRQAQAIAQRLSGVHFDHAWTSPLQRATETAAIMQQRLPAVEFEKSSLLLDCIPSGLTADTPAGFHPFLKSVRPAEAEAGAAQMHDAGQQWLRPSRGDVNELIITHNFVIGWFVREVMQSPSWQWMSLNQANCGLTIIRRRTGKPPQLLVHNDLGHLPPEDRTGLPLPQPY, encoded by the coding sequence ATGGCGCATCTGCTCTACCTGGTCCGACACGGAGAGCAGCTCGACGCGGAGCACGGCGTCGACGACGGCCGGCTCTCGGCCCGCGGCGTGCGGCAGGCCCAGGCGATCGCGCAGCGGCTCTCGGGCGTGCACTTCGACCACGCATGGACCTCCCCGCTCCAGCGGGCGACCGAGACGGCGGCGATCATGCAGCAGCGCCTGCCCGCGGTGGAGTTCGAGAAGTCGTCGCTGCTGCTCGACTGCATCCCGTCGGGGCTCACCGCCGATACGCCGGCGGGCTTCCACCCGTTCCTGAAGAGCGTGCGCCCGGCCGAGGCAGAGGCGGGCGCGGCGCAGATGCACGATGCCGGTCAGCAGTGGCTGCGGCCCTCCCGCGGCGACGTCAACGAGCTCATCATCACGCACAACTTCGTCATCGGCTGGTTCGTGCGCGAGGTCATGCAGTCGCCGTCATGGCAGTGGATGAGCCTCAACCAGGCCAACTGCGGCCTGACGATCATCCGCCGCCGCACGGGCAAGCCGCCGCAGCTGCTCGTGCACAACGACCTCGGTCACCTGCCGCCCGAGGACCGCACGGGCCTGCCCCTCCCGCAGCCCTACTGA
- a CDS encoding GNAT family N-acetyltransferase has protein sequence MTVTIAHEDPATEVAQSLLQAYFADRAITFIGGVYRPKPADPATLRAPEGAFLVAWNDGEPVGCGALRRLEPHRFEVKHLYVAPAGRGKGTGAALLSALEARAVELGATEVVLDTNSALAAANGLYTSRGYASIPPYNDNPNATRWFRKPLA, from the coding sequence GTGACCGTCACGATCGCCCACGAGGACCCCGCGACCGAGGTCGCCCAGTCGCTGCTGCAGGCGTACTTCGCCGACCGCGCGATCACCTTCATCGGCGGGGTCTACCGGCCGAAGCCCGCCGACCCCGCGACGCTGCGGGCACCGGAGGGCGCGTTCCTCGTGGCGTGGAACGACGGCGAGCCGGTGGGCTGCGGCGCGCTGCGGCGCCTCGAGCCGCACCGCTTCGAGGTCAAGCACCTCTACGTCGCCCCGGCGGGCCGCGGGAAGGGCACCGGCGCGGCGCTGCTCTCCGCCCTCGAGGCGCGCGCAGTGGAGCTCGGCGCGACCGAGGTCGTGCTCGACACCAACTCGGCGCTCGCCGCCGCGAACGGGCTCTACACGAGCCGCGGCTACGCATCCATCCCGCCCTACAACGACAACCCCAACGCGACGCGCTGGTTCCGCAAGCCGCTCGCGTAG
- the dapB gene encoding 4-hydroxy-tetrahydrodipicolinate reductase has translation MAGTRRVGIAGSTGRLGSLALRLAQEADDLEPVEVDVRESTDLAGLDVVFDATVLAASATLVEAAGDAGVPLVVGTSGWSDERIRALRDRGGDRIRIVPNFSLGSVLETHLATIAAQHFTAVEVVEAHHDRKRDAPSGTATRTAEAIGAVRGFQPATPDEPGRGEIIAGVPVHAIRLPGVVARQEVIFGGIGETLTIRHDTTSSDSYSAGILLALRAEPQPGVTVGIGDLLGLA, from the coding sequence ATGGCAGGCACCAGGCGCGTCGGCATCGCAGGCTCCACCGGCAGGCTCGGATCGCTCGCGCTGCGGCTCGCCCAGGAGGCCGACGACCTCGAGCCGGTGGAGGTCGACGTGCGCGAGAGCACCGACCTCGCGGGCCTCGACGTCGTCTTCGACGCCACCGTGCTCGCTGCGAGCGCCACCCTCGTCGAGGCGGCCGGCGACGCGGGCGTGCCGCTCGTGGTCGGCACGAGCGGCTGGAGCGACGAGCGCATCCGCGCGCTCCGCGACCGCGGCGGCGACCGCATCCGCATCGTGCCCAACTTCTCGCTCGGCAGCGTGCTCGAGACGCACCTCGCCACGATCGCGGCGCAGCACTTCACCGCAGTCGAGGTCGTCGAGGCGCACCACGACCGCAAGCGCGACGCGCCGAGCGGCACCGCGACGCGCACCGCCGAGGCGATCGGCGCCGTGCGCGGCTTCCAGCCGGCGACTCCCGACGAGCCCGGCCGCGGCGAGATCATCGCCGGCGTGCCCGTGCACGCGATCCGGCTGCCGGGCGTCGTCGCGCGGCAGGAGGTCATCTTCGGCGGCATCGGCGAGACCCTCACGATCCGCCACGACACCACTTCGAGCGACTCGTACTCGGCGGGCATCCTGCTCGCCCTGCGCGCCGAGCCGCAGCCGGGCGTCACCGTCGGCATCGGCGACCTGCTGGGCCTCGCGTGA
- a CDS encoding thymidylate synthase has translation MQSAHPYEQLLADVLAHGEHKGDRTGTGTRSVFGRQLRYDLSQGFPLITTKRVHFKSIALELLWFLRGDSNVRWLQERGVTIWDEWARADGELGPVYGVQWRSWPDPHGGTIDQIAQVVESIRTNPDSRRHIVSAWNPADIPEMALAPCHAFFQFDVTGGRLSCQLYQRSADMFLGVPFNIASYALLTHMVAQQTGLEVGDFVWTGGDCHIYDNHVEQVERQLAREPYALPTLRIRRRPESILDYELDDFEVVDYQHHPGIKAPVAV, from the coding sequence ATGCAGTCCGCGCACCCGTACGAGCAGCTGCTCGCCGACGTGCTCGCCCACGGCGAGCACAAGGGCGACCGCACCGGCACGGGCACCCGCAGCGTGTTCGGCCGGCAGCTGCGCTACGACCTCAGCCAGGGCTTCCCGCTCATCACCACGAAGCGCGTGCACTTCAAGTCGATCGCGCTCGAGCTGCTGTGGTTCCTGCGCGGCGACTCCAACGTGCGCTGGCTCCAGGAGCGCGGCGTGACGATCTGGGACGAGTGGGCCCGCGCCGACGGCGAGCTCGGCCCGGTCTACGGCGTGCAGTGGCGCTCGTGGCCCGACCCGCACGGCGGCACGATCGACCAGATCGCGCAGGTGGTCGAGTCGATCCGCACGAACCCCGACTCGCGGCGCCACATCGTCTCGGCGTGGAACCCGGCCGACATCCCCGAGATGGCGCTCGCGCCCTGCCACGCGTTCTTCCAGTTCGACGTCACGGGCGGTCGCCTGAGCTGCCAGCTCTACCAGCGCTCCGCCGACATGTTCCTCGGCGTGCCCTTCAACATCGCGAGCTACGCCCTGCTCACCCACATGGTCGCGCAGCAGACGGGCCTCGAGGTCGGCGACTTCGTGTGGACGGGCGGCGACTGCCACATCTACGACAACCACGTCGAGCAGGTCGAGCGCCAGCTCGCCCGCGAGCCGTACGCGCTCCCGACCCTGCGCATCCGCCGCCGGCCCGAGAGCATCCTCGACTACGAGCTCGACGACTTCGAGGTCGTCGACTACCAGCACCACCCGGGCATCAAGGCGCCCGTCGCGGTCTGA
- a CDS encoding dihydrofolate reductase — translation MRIGMIWAQARGGVIGEAGDMPWSLPEDMARFKAITTGHPVVMGRRTWESFPARFRPLPGRANIVITTDASYEAPGAQVVGGLEDALVLAGRLAEGGDAWIIGGGRVYREALDRADVLEITDIDLDAEGDTVAPEPGEGWREVAREPAEGWLESRTGLRYRYRTLERA, via the coding sequence ATGCGCATCGGCATGATCTGGGCGCAGGCGCGCGGCGGCGTCATCGGCGAGGCCGGCGACATGCCGTGGTCGCTGCCCGAGGACATGGCGCGCTTCAAGGCCATCACCACGGGCCATCCGGTGGTGATGGGCCGACGCACGTGGGAGTCGTTCCCCGCGCGCTTCCGCCCGCTGCCTGGCCGCGCGAACATCGTGATCACGACGGATGCGTCGTACGAGGCTCCCGGCGCACAGGTCGTGGGCGGGCTCGAGGACGCACTCGTGCTCGCCGGCAGGCTCGCCGAGGGCGGCGACGCGTGGATCATCGGCGGCGGTCGCGTGTACCGCGAGGCGCTCGACCGCGCCGACGTGCTCGAGATCACCGACATCGACCTCGACGCCGAGGGCGACACCGTCGCGCCCGAGCCGGGGGAGGGCTGGCGCGAAGTCGCCCGCGAGCCGGCCGAGGGCTGGCTCGAGAGCCGCACGGGCCTGCGCTACCGCTACCGCACGCTCGAGCGCGCCTGA
- the dapA gene encoding 4-hydroxy-tetrahydrodipicolinate synthase produces MTDNPFGQVLVALVTPFRADGEVDWDDVERLIDDVVTHGADGIVVSGTTGETSTLTDPEKIRLVEVAKAVAGSRAKIIQGGGSNETAHAMDLYKHAEQAGADGVMIVTPYYNKPTQAGVLTHFRMIADATDLPVILYDIPGRSGIPIRFETILRAAKHPNILAVKDAKGDFAEVSRVLNQTDLLYFSGDDANVLPHLAIGATGLIGVTANIAPRPYRTMIDAVNAGDLRTAQEQHKALEPLVRATMTHVPGTVSTKYILHGLGRIGSPRVRLPLVGPEDAEAALIEDEIALVKGIDGLDLSRFRPDRNAAAGGALPQVHGTTR; encoded by the coding sequence GTGACAGACAATCCCTTCGGCCAGGTGCTCGTCGCGCTCGTGACCCCGTTCCGCGCCGACGGTGAGGTCGACTGGGACGACGTCGAGCGCCTGATCGACGACGTCGTCACGCACGGCGCCGACGGCATCGTCGTCTCGGGCACGACCGGTGAGACCTCGACCCTGACCGATCCGGAGAAGATCCGGCTCGTGGAGGTCGCGAAGGCCGTCGCCGGCAGCCGCGCGAAGATCATCCAGGGCGGCGGGTCGAACGAGACCGCGCACGCGATGGATCTCTACAAGCACGCCGAGCAGGCAGGCGCCGACGGCGTGATGATCGTCACGCCGTACTACAACAAGCCGACCCAGGCGGGTGTGCTCACGCACTTCCGCATGATCGCCGACGCGACCGACCTGCCGGTCATCCTCTACGACATCCCGGGGCGGTCGGGCATCCCGATCCGCTTCGAGACCATCCTGCGGGCCGCGAAGCACCCCAACATCCTCGCCGTGAAGGACGCCAAGGGCGACTTCGCCGAGGTGAGCCGGGTGCTCAATCAGACCGACCTGCTCTACTTCTCGGGCGACGACGCCAACGTGCTCCCGCACCTGGCGATCGGGGCGACCGGCCTCATCGGCGTCACCGCCAACATCGCCCCGCGCCCGTACCGCACGATGATCGACGCGGTGAACGCGGGCGATCTGCGCACCGCGCAGGAGCAGCACAAGGCGCTCGAGCCGCTCGTGCGCGCCACCATGACGCACGTGCCCGGCACGGTGTCGACGAAGTACATCCTGCACGGCCTCGGCCGCATCGGCAGCCCGCGCGTGCGCCTGCCCCTGGTCGGCCCCGAGGACGCCGAGGCGGCTCTCATCGAGGACGAGATCGCCCTCGTGAAGGGCATCGACGGCCTCGACCTCAGCCGCTTCCGCCCGGACCGCAACGCGGCCGCCGGCGGCGCGCTGCCCCAGGTGCACGGCACCACGAGGTAG
- a CDS encoding ribonuclease J, producing MTAITQPAPLAAGTLRIFPLGGLGEVGRNMTVYEQDGKLLIVDCGVLFPEEHQPGVDLILPDFGPIRDRLDDVVGVVLTHGHEDHIGAVPYLLRLKADIPLLGSKLTLALVEAKLKEHRIKPYTHTVREGDTEQLGPFETEFVAVNHSIPDALAVAIRTSAGLVLHTGDFKMDQLPLDDRITDLRAFARLGEEGVDAFLVDSTNADVPGFTAPEREIGPVISQVIAKTTGLVVVASFSSHVHRVQQVLDAAAENGRKVAFVGRSMVRNMGIAADLGYLQVPDGVVVPQKTAEGMPREQVVFMSTGSQGEPMAVLSRIVNGEHRIEVGEDDTVILASSLIPGNENAVFRVINGLMQLGAKVVHKGSAKVHVSGHASAGELLYCYNILRPANVIPVHGEYRHLHAASQLAIDTGVPRERAFVGENGTVWDLRDHRVTVAGQLEIGFVYVDGSSVGRIDEADLKDRRILAEEGFISIFVALEPQTGKVIVGPEIHARGFAEEDSIFDDIRPKIVKALAEAGEQGVRDQHQYQQVVRRTVGRWVGTRIRRRPMIVPVVIEA from the coding sequence TTGACGGCCATCACCCAGCCTGCCCCGCTCGCGGCAGGCACCCTCCGCATCTTCCCGCTCGGCGGCCTCGGCGAGGTCGGTCGCAACATGACCGTGTACGAGCAGGACGGCAAGCTGCTCATCGTCGACTGCGGCGTGCTCTTCCCCGAGGAGCACCAGCCCGGCGTCGACCTGATCCTGCCCGACTTCGGGCCCATCCGCGATCGCCTCGACGACGTCGTCGGCGTCGTGCTCACGCACGGCCACGAGGACCACATCGGCGCCGTGCCGTACCTGCTGCGCCTCAAGGCCGACATCCCCCTGCTCGGCTCCAAGCTCACGCTCGCCCTCGTCGAGGCGAAGCTCAAGGAGCACCGCATCAAGCCCTACACGCATACCGTGCGCGAGGGCGACACGGAGCAGCTCGGCCCGTTCGAGACCGAGTTCGTCGCCGTCAACCACTCCATCCCCGACGCGCTCGCGGTCGCGATCCGCACGAGCGCGGGCCTCGTGCTGCACACCGGCGACTTCAAGATGGACCAGCTGCCGCTCGACGACCGCATCACCGACCTGCGAGCCTTCGCGCGCCTCGGCGAGGAGGGTGTGGATGCGTTCCTCGTCGACTCCACGAACGCCGACGTCCCGGGGTTCACGGCTCCCGAGCGCGAGATCGGCCCGGTCATCTCGCAGGTGATCGCGAAGACCACCGGCCTCGTCGTCGTCGCGTCGTTCTCGAGCCACGTGCACCGCGTCCAGCAGGTGCTCGACGCGGCCGCCGAGAACGGCCGCAAGGTCGCCTTCGTCGGCCGCTCGATGGTGCGCAACATGGGCATCGCCGCCGACCTCGGGTACCTGCAGGTGCCGGACGGCGTCGTCGTGCCGCAGAAGACCGCCGAGGGCATGCCGCGCGAGCAGGTCGTCTTCATGTCGACCGGGTCGCAGGGCGAGCCGATGGCCGTGCTCAGCCGCATCGTCAACGGCGAGCACCGCATCGAGGTGGGCGAGGACGACACCGTGATCCTCGCCTCGAGCCTCATCCCGGGCAACGAGAACGCCGTCTTCCGCGTGATCAACGGCCTGATGCAGCTCGGCGCGAAGGTCGTGCACAAGGGCTCCGCGAAGGTGCACGTCTCGGGCCACGCCTCCGCGGGCGAGCTGCTCTACTGCTACAACATCCTCCGCCCCGCGAACGTCATCCCGGTGCACGGCGAGTACCGCCACCTGCACGCCGCGTCGCAGCTCGCGATCGACACGGGCGTGCCGCGCGAGCGCGCCTTCGTGGGCGAGAACGGCACCGTGTGGGACCTCCGCGACCATCGGGTCACGGTCGCCGGCCAGCTCGAGATCGGGTTCGTGTACGTCGACGGATCGTCGGTGGGCCGCATCGACGAGGCCGACCTGAAGGATCGCCGCATCCTCGCCGAGGAGGGCTTCATCTCGATCTTCGTGGCGCTCGAGCCGCAGACCGGCAAGGTGATCGTCGGGCCCGAGATCCACGCGCGCGGCTTCGCCGAGGAGGACTCGATCTTCGACGACATCCGCCCCAAGATCGTCAAGGCGCTCGCCGAGGCGGGGGAGCAGGGCGTGCGCGACCAGCACCAGTACCAGCAGGTCGTGCGCCGCACGGTGGGACGCTGGGTCGGCACCCGCATCCGCCGCCGCCCGATGATCGTGCCGGTCGTCATCGAGGCCTGA